In Tachysurus vachellii isolate PV-2020 chromosome 10, HZAU_Pvac_v1, whole genome shotgun sequence, the following proteins share a genomic window:
- the soul3 gene encoding LOW QUALITY PROTEIN: heme-binding protein soul3 (The sequence of the model RefSeq protein was modified relative to this genomic sequence to represent the inferred CDS: deleted 1 base in 1 codon; substituted 2 bases at 2 genomic stop codons): MVADLPDFKPLGTYEQSIGYRFTKIMKYIYQQNVXVFVLSRHLSGHDHNPHCVTAACYLPSNRQAKPPHPLVPDIVIQACLQTFTGATKETTIMTQINTLDETLDSAPGLYITDSFIVAGYTDPAAAHHVNEIXFIQRP; encoded by the exons ATGGTAGCAGATCTTCCTGATTTTAAGCCAT TGGGCACGTACGAACAGAGCATCGGCTACCGATTCACGAAGATCATGAAATACATTTACCAGCAGaatgtctgagtgtttgtgCTTTCTAGGCATTTATCTGGGCATGACCATAACCCTCACTGCGTCACTGCAGCATGCTATCTGCCCTCGAACCGCCAAGCTAAGCCACCACATCCGCTTGTCCCGGACATAGTGATTCAGGCGTGTCTACA GACCTTCACGGGCGCTACAAAGGAGACGACCATCATGACACAGATCAACACGCTGGACGAAACGTTGGATTCTGCC CCGGGTTTGTACATCACCGACTCCTTCATCGTGGCTGGCTACACCGACCCTGCAGCTGCACACCATGTTAATGAGATATGATTCATTCAAAGGCCTTAA
- the LOC132852868 gene encoding mitochondrial basic amino acids transporter translates to MALDFAAGCMGGAAGVLVGHPFDTVKVRLQVQSVDKPLYRGTYHCFQSIVHQESISGLYKGIGSPMMGLTFINAIVFGVQGNAMRMLGKDTPLNQFLAGAAAGAIQCVICCPMELAKTRMQLQGTGEKKSSRKMYKNSLDCLVRIYKKEGIRGINRGMLTTIIRETPGFGVYFLAYDVLTRSLGCEADDLYIIPKLLFAGGMSGIASWLSTYPVDVIKSRLQADGVGGVHKYNGIMDCVRQSWQREGWRVFSRGLTSTLLRAFPVNATTFATVTLFLMYMRNDGSVKDCEPEPQPVQQTQLQTSSL, encoded by the exons ATGGCATTGGACTTTGCAGCAGGATGTATGGGAG GTGCTGCTGGTGTGTTGGTTGGACATCCTTTTGATACCGTTAAG GTCAGACTTCAGGTACAAAGTGTGGACAAGCCTCTGTATCGCGGAACGTACCACTGCTTCCAGTCTATTGTTCATCAAGAATCT ATTTCTGGGCTCTACAAAGGTATTGGCTCCCCAATGATGGGCCTGACTTTCATCAACGCCATCGTATTTGGTGTACAAGGCAACGCAATGCGCATGTTGGGCAAGGATACCCCTCTTAACCAGTTTCTGGCAGGCGCTGCAGCCGGGGCTATCCAGTGCGTCATTTGTTGCCCAATGGAGCTAGCCAAGACTCGCATGCAGCTGCAAGGCACGGGAGAGAAGAAGTCTTCCAGGAAGATGTACAAGAACTCGCTGGACTGCTTGGTCCGCATCTACAAGAAAGAAGGCATTAGGGGCATCAACCGTGGCATGCTAACCACCATTATCCGCGAGACGCCTGGATTCGGAGTGTATTTCCTGGCCTACGACGTCCTGACGCGTTCACTGGGATGCGAAGCAGACGACCTGTACATCATTCCCAAGCTGCTCTTCGCAGGGGGCATGTCTGGGATTGCGTCCTGGTTATCTACCTATCCAGTGGACGTTATTAAGTCCCGCCTCCAGGCAGATGGCGTAGGCGGAGTTCATAAATACAACGGAATTATGGACTGTGTCCGTCAGAGCTGGCAGAGGGAGGGCTGGAGGGTTTTTAGTCGAGGTCTGACCTCTACTCTTCTCAGAGCTTTCCCAGTCAACGCCACCACGTTCGCCACAGTGACTCTGTTCCTCATGTACATGCGAAACGATGGCAGTGTGAAAGACTGTGAGCCTGAGCCTCAGCCTGTACAGCAAACACAGCTCCAAACTTCAAGCCTCTAA
- the LOC132852253 gene encoding uncharacterized protein LOC132852253: protein MKMMFQHRQDLVHDPQRSTDVFKTFPRFLDVKGLVNQDFLLLFGAEASKMLEKWDTSFKPNVIKEAKKLTQTTELCRLLKSAEKLAENYETDWDSDIASLLLLLYLLPPTAGRKRTKISPSDAVDKMVHFHKSCCSITEYVQEREGKQPYILAVGRTQKTIDAFTSPLTKSSSSDKPPAHWVLLMNCLNPTTCSTCLMMSPWSISTLFCQLSTTVYNIDVTTTDESPRVRELRAKLLNDI, encoded by the exons atgaagatgatgtttCAACACCGTCAGGACCTAGTGCATGACCCACAAAGAAGCACAGATGTCTTCAAAACATTTCCACGCTTTTTAGATGTCAAAGGGCTG GTGAATCAAGACTTCCTGCTGCTGTTTGGTGCTGAAGCCTCCAAGATGCTTGAGAAGTGGGACACCTCATTTAAGCCCAATGTCATCAAAGAGGCCAAAAAACTAACTCAGACAACTGAGCTGTGCCGACTTTTAAAATCTGCTGAGAAACTCGCAGAGAACTATGAAACGG ACTGGGACAGTGACATCGCTTCTTTGCTGCTTCTTCTCTATCTCTTGCCACCCACAGCTGGACGGAAGAGGACCAAAATAAGTCCAAGTGATGCAGTGGACAAAATGGTGCACTTTCATAAG tcaTGCTGCAGCATCACTGAATATGTGCAGGAAAGAGAGGGTAAACAACCATACATCCTTGCAGTTGGCCGAACCCAGAAGACAATTGACGCCTTCACATCGCCGTTAACAAAGAGCTCATCCTCTGACAAGCCACCAGCTCATTGGGTGCTTTTGATGAACTGTTTAAATCCCACTACATGTTCAACTTGTCTTATGATGAGTCCCTGGTCCATTTCTACACTTTTCTGCCAACTGTCTACAACTGTCTACAACATTGATGTTACCACAACAGATGAGTCTCCAAGAGTTCGTGAGTTGCGGGCAAAACTTTTGAATGACATATGA